A single Lysinibacter sp. HNR DNA region contains:
- a CDS encoding GntR family transcriptional regulator: MDESGSFGSPPDRSFPAPLHAQISDDIRSRISSGDWAPHYRLKPEPDLAAELGVSRGTLRRALTTLINEGMLVQIRGRGTFVTSTVLEPAIAQKLSTLSEDFAAQNISWRTEVIETSLIEAPRPVSSLLDVRAGERILRLVRRGVTDKGPVAHLINFVRTDLAPGIEEIDFNTVSLFGVLEHRYGLTIGSGRRTFTAVLAPAEVVESLSLSESTPVQHLEQVTYLEDGRPVEYSDVWLDSAKIRVTSVVGRT, from the coding sequence ATGGATGAGTCCGGATCGTTTGGTTCCCCGCCCGACCGCAGCTTCCCCGCACCCCTTCACGCGCAGATCTCCGACGACATCCGTTCGAGAATATCAAGCGGAGACTGGGCCCCTCACTACCGGCTCAAGCCCGAACCCGACCTCGCAGCGGAACTCGGTGTGAGCCGCGGCACGCTGCGACGCGCCCTCACCACGCTCATCAACGAAGGGATGCTCGTCCAGATTCGCGGGCGCGGCACCTTTGTCACCTCCACGGTCCTGGAACCCGCTATCGCACAGAAGCTCAGCACCCTATCGGAGGACTTTGCCGCGCAAAATATTTCGTGGCGCACCGAGGTGATCGAAACATCCCTCATTGAAGCTCCACGGCCGGTTTCTTCGCTGCTGGATGTTCGGGCGGGAGAGCGCATTCTGCGCCTGGTCCGGCGAGGTGTCACCGACAAGGGACCCGTTGCCCACCTCATCAACTTTGTTCGCACCGACCTGGCCCCCGGTATCGAAGAAATCGATTTTAACACCGTGAGCCTCTTTGGAGTGCTTGAACACCGCTACGGCCTCACAATCGGTTCGGGACGCCGCACGTTCACCGCGGTTTTAGCACCCGCCGAGGTGGTGGAATCCCTGAGCCTCAGCGAATCCACCCCTGTTCAACACCTGGAACAGGTGACCTATCTTGAGGACGGCCGCCCCGTTGAATACTCCGATGTATGGCTTGATTCCGCCAAGATTCGCGTGACCTCCGTTGTCGGACGCACATAG
- a CDS encoding MFS transporter, producing the protein MSVTPTNTVRPPLVLTALLIAVASFQLNATMLAPAITSISTELNTTPTVVGLSSTVFLFMAAIAGIVLPPLSDIIGRRRALVYSISVMAAGSLIATIAVNVPMLMIGRALQGACGATISLSILMLRDLLNKRQFGKYLGILTAVNSGVGGVDTLLGGIIADTLGFRGIFALTLVLELLAIVLIRLWTPESDAVVGSRMDWPGTITLALALLAINGGLTLAFGEAGWTHGYTWACLGAGAILLITFGLIENRVKQPLLPMKVLRQRGVWGLLATTFFTMSSSFAVLLFLIPAWSQDVNVGFGMNGTVSALLFLLPFSLLGWAVAPFAGHFAPRVGYRLVLRIGLAGSAALILGLIAGIEHQWVAFVLVFLMGATYSAASATALNGLGIIYAPASKPGILPGLNSTMFNFGASIGIGMLAATIAATPDTAGFKQALIVAGVLAVIALSVSFALPAKQVEGERV; encoded by the coding sequence GTGAGCGTCACACCCACGAACACGGTGAGACCTCCCCTCGTCCTCACCGCCCTCCTCATCGCGGTGGCCAGCTTCCAACTCAACGCCACCATGCTGGCCCCGGCCATCACCTCAATCAGCACCGAGCTCAACACCACCCCCACCGTGGTAGGTCTTTCCTCCACCGTGTTCCTCTTTATGGCGGCAATTGCGGGAATTGTGCTGCCCCCGCTGAGCGACATTATCGGACGCCGCCGAGCGCTGGTCTACTCAATTTCGGTCATGGCCGCGGGTAGCCTCATCGCCACAATCGCGGTTAACGTTCCCATGCTCATGATTGGGCGAGCCCTACAGGGAGCCTGCGGAGCCACCATCTCGCTCAGCATCCTCATGCTGCGTGACCTCTTAAACAAGCGCCAATTTGGCAAGTACCTCGGAATTCTTACCGCCGTCAACAGCGGAGTGGGTGGCGTTGACACGCTGCTCGGTGGAATCATCGCAGACACCCTCGGATTCCGCGGAATCTTTGCGCTCACCCTTGTGCTCGAGCTCCTCGCGATCGTGCTGATTCGCTTATGGACTCCAGAATCGGATGCTGTGGTCGGCTCACGCATGGACTGGCCGGGAACCATAACCCTCGCCCTCGCCCTGCTCGCCATCAACGGCGGACTCACGCTTGCGTTTGGCGAAGCGGGCTGGACCCACGGCTACACCTGGGCTTGCCTCGGCGCCGGAGCCATCCTCTTGATAACGTTTGGCCTGATCGAAAACCGCGTGAAGCAGCCGCTCCTCCCCATGAAGGTTCTGCGGCAGCGCGGCGTGTGGGGACTACTCGCCACCACATTCTTTACAATGTCGTCAAGCTTCGCCGTGCTACTCTTCCTGATCCCCGCCTGGTCGCAAGACGTCAACGTGGGGTTTGGTATGAACGGAACGGTATCGGCGCTGCTCTTCCTCCTGCCGTTCTCGCTGCTCGGCTGGGCCGTCGCCCCGTTTGCGGGACACTTCGCTCCTCGCGTGGGCTACCGCTTGGTCTTACGGATCGGCCTCGCGGGGAGCGCTGCCCTGATCCTGGGCCTCATAGCGGGAATCGAACACCAGTGGGTTGCGTTTGTGCTGGTCTTCCTCATGGGAGCCACCTACTCGGCCGCGAGCGCCACCGCGCTCAACGGACTCGGGATAATCTACGCCCCCGCCTCTAAGCCCGGAATTCTACCCGGGCTCAACTCCACCATGTTCAACTTTGGTGCCTCGATCGGAATCGGGATGCTCGCCGCCACCATAGCGGCGACACCGGATACCGCGGGCTTTAAGCAGGCCCTGATAGTGGCTGGCGTTCTGGCGGTGATCGCGCTCTCCGTGTCCTTTGCGCTTCCCGCAAAACAGGTTGAGGGGGAACGGGTCTAA
- a CDS encoding ribokinase: MKIAIVGSYGVGLTMRVSQVPRAGETLSGGVFASGHGGKGSNQAVAASRLGADVTFLTAVGNDEYSRSAHELWATEGIDASHVVTVQEPTMAGFILVEESGENRIIIAPGALEQLTAEHVHNFTEVLASADMVIVSLEIPVPVALEALRIAHEHGTRTLLNPAPAAPIPREAWAWIDVVTPNRTEAEVLLGNDLDNTHQNPEHLAKQLHSITGTDVVITLGADGAVLATHSGIQHVTPVAPKQIVDTTGAGDSFTAALAVALTEGHSLHHAARFAAHVGAHAVSIAEVIPALPRRDQVPEPGTR, from the coding sequence ATGAAGATCGCTATTGTTGGCAGTTATGGTGTGGGTCTCACCATGCGCGTCAGCCAGGTTCCGCGCGCGGGGGAAACCCTCAGCGGCGGCGTATTCGCGTCGGGGCACGGGGGAAAAGGGTCCAATCAGGCTGTCGCGGCCAGCAGGCTCGGTGCCGACGTCACTTTTCTCACCGCGGTTGGTAACGATGAATACTCTCGAAGCGCTCACGAGCTCTGGGCCACAGAGGGCATCGATGCCTCCCACGTTGTGACCGTGCAGGAACCAACCATGGCCGGGTTTATCCTGGTGGAGGAAAGCGGTGAAAATCGCATCATCATCGCGCCGGGTGCCCTCGAACAGCTCACCGCCGAACATGTTCACAACTTCACCGAGGTACTCGCAAGCGCCGATATGGTTATTGTTTCGCTGGAGATTCCGGTTCCCGTTGCTCTTGAGGCGCTCAGAATCGCCCACGAACACGGAACCCGCACCCTGCTCAATCCCGCCCCGGCCGCGCCCATCCCCCGGGAGGCGTGGGCCTGGATCGACGTGGTCACCCCCAATCGAACCGAGGCCGAGGTTCTGCTCGGCAACGATCTCGACAACACCCACCAAAACCCCGAACACCTGGCTAAACAACTCCACTCAATAACGGGGACAGATGTGGTGATCACCCTCGGCGCAGACGGCGCTGTGCTCGCAACCCACTCTGGGATTCAGCACGTGACTCCTGTCGCCCCCAAGCAAATCGTCGACACAACCGGAGCGGGCGACTCGTTTACCGCAGCCCTCGCGGTTGCCCTCACCGAGGGACACAGCCTGCACCACGCAGCCCGTTTTGCTGCGCACGTTGGTGCCCACGCGGTGTCGATTGCCGAGGTAATTCCCGCGCTTCCACGTCGTGATCAGGTTCCAGAACCCGGCACACGCTAA
- the deoC gene encoding deoxyribose-phosphate aldolase, translating to MTTVDFRSLTPAQLAPYIQHTKIEVGSTREDMTRHAEEAASFGFNAAMVPGSWVPLTAEVLRGTGIEVASALDFPTVGVMTSAGKAAEAAELVRLGATQIDIGVQIGWLKSGDFDGFREDIAGVVRAAGVPIKVMLELPLLTDVEKETAVQLAIEAGATYLKNASSGQIETANPASVRYLVERAPEGVLVKASGSIKGFEQTISLLEAGAVCVGTSAGIQIVTQTADANTASY from the coding sequence ATGACCACCGTTGACTTTCGCTCACTCACCCCCGCGCAGCTCGCCCCGTACATTCAGCACACCAAAATAGAGGTGGGTTCCACCCGCGAAGATATGACGCGCCACGCGGAGGAGGCTGCGTCCTTCGGTTTTAACGCGGCCATGGTTCCGGGATCGTGGGTTCCGCTCACCGCCGAGGTCCTGCGGGGAACCGGCATTGAGGTTGCGTCGGCTCTCGACTTTCCCACGGTAGGTGTGATGACCAGCGCCGGTAAGGCTGCCGAGGCCGCCGAACTGGTGCGCCTGGGGGCAACCCAGATTGATATTGGGGTGCAGATCGGGTGGCTCAAAAGCGGCGACTTCGACGGTTTCCGCGAGGACATTGCCGGGGTTGTGCGAGCGGCGGGCGTGCCCATTAAAGTGATGCTGGAGCTCCCCCTGCTCACAGACGTCGAGAAGGAAACCGCCGTGCAGCTTGCGATCGAAGCGGGAGCCACCTATCTCAAAAACGCCAGCAGCGGCCAGATCGAGACGGCCAACCCGGCAAGCGTTCGCTACCTGGTGGAGCGCGCGCCCGAGGGTGTGCTGGTGAAGGCCTCCGGATCGATCAAGGGATTTGAGCAGACGATTAGCCTGCTTGAGGCGGGTGCCGTCTGCGTCGGAACGAGCGCCGGTATCCAGATCGTCACGCAAACCGCGGACGCCAACACCGCGAGCTACTAG
- a CDS encoding nucleoside hydrolase: protein MTTRLIIDTDTAQDDCIALLVGLLDNAAQLEAITMVAGNVGFDSQVQNAFMTLNVAGRLGEVPVYLGCTRPLMREWVSAENVHGDGSGGLSMDMSDQAAETEHGVDALIRIVNESPGEVNIVAIGPLTNIAMAAVKDPTFAENVRSLVIMGGSNNARGNITAAGEFNFYVDPEAAQTVFEAGFNIVVVPWAPLTLNDAVFGHQRLAEIKAIDTPLARFFTRICAATLAFDESVGIAGTTHPDSLSVAILLHPELILEQSPYNVAVETSSELTRGYSAMSWGVHGLTNNAMVVERIDSDAFYKLITSLLAQEITPSREFGGNL, encoded by the coding sequence ATGACCACTCGACTCATTATTGATACCGACACCGCTCAGGACGACTGTATTGCCCTGCTTGTTGGTCTGCTTGACAATGCCGCTCAGCTAGAGGCCATCACCATGGTCGCCGGGAACGTGGGCTTTGACAGCCAGGTACAAAACGCCTTCATGACGCTGAACGTCGCCGGAAGGCTCGGTGAAGTTCCTGTATACCTGGGTTGCACACGTCCTCTCATGCGCGAGTGGGTCTCCGCAGAGAACGTTCACGGCGACGGCAGCGGCGGTCTCAGCATGGACATGTCCGACCAGGCGGCAGAAACGGAGCACGGGGTCGACGCCCTGATTCGCATCGTCAACGAGAGCCCGGGAGAGGTCAACATCGTGGCAATTGGGCCCCTGACCAACATCGCGATGGCCGCGGTCAAAGACCCCACCTTTGCAGAAAACGTGCGCTCGCTCGTGATCATGGGTGGCTCAAACAATGCCCGAGGCAATATTACGGCGGCGGGCGAGTTCAACTTTTACGTCGACCCGGAGGCTGCACAGACGGTATTTGAGGCGGGCTTCAATATCGTTGTTGTGCCGTGGGCGCCCCTCACCCTGAACGATGCCGTGTTTGGTCACCAACGCCTGGCCGAGATCAAGGCCATCGACACTCCCCTCGCTCGTTTCTTCACCCGGATCTGCGCCGCCACCCTCGCCTTTGACGAGTCTGTGGGCATAGCAGGAACCACCCACCCCGACTCGCTCTCCGTGGCGATCCTGCTGCACCCCGAGCTCATCCTGGAGCAGAGTCCCTACAACGTCGCCGTTGAAACCTCATCGGAGTTAACCCGCGGATACTCGGCTATGTCGTGGGGTGTTCACGGACTCACAAACAACGCTATGGTGGTGGAACGAATCGACTCGGATGCCTTCTACAAGCTGATCACAAGCCTCCTCGCACAAGAGATCACGCCCAGCCGTGAGTTTGGAGGAAACCTGTGA